Proteins encoded within one genomic window of Thioploca ingrica:
- a CDS encoding ABC transporter periplasmic-binding protein: MGKNHFILMLVNILSITFGNVGANEISLVADEWCPYNCAPGNANPGFMVEIAQYGLAKAGHTVNYKIVPWTRAINEVRQGKYHGIIGAGKEETPDFVFPAQEQGQAAHTFFVLKTNAWRYQDLASLAQIRLGVIQDYSYGNLQQNYILPHQHDRQKVQILSGDTALAQNIKKLQKGRIDALIESKAVFEYHLFSTSTPNEFIPAGVAYRENVYVAFSPAQPQSAEYAQLLTESITELRSTGKLAEILKKYGVADWK, encoded by the coding sequence ATGGGCAAAAATCATTTTATCCTGATGTTAGTTAATATCTTGAGCATTACCTTTGGTAACGTCGGTGCCAACGAAATTAGCTTGGTGGCAGATGAGTGGTGTCCCTATAACTGCGCACCAGGTAACGCTAACCCCGGCTTCATGGTAGAAATCGCCCAATATGGGTTAGCTAAAGCCGGCCATACGGTTAATTACAAAATCGTGCCCTGGACACGCGCTATCAACGAAGTGCGGCAAGGCAAATATCATGGCATCATCGGCGCAGGTAAGGAAGAAACGCCGGATTTTGTGTTTCCCGCGCAAGAGCAGGGTCAAGCAGCACATACCTTTTTTGTGTTGAAAACTAACGCTTGGCGATATCAAGATTTGGCTTCCCTAGCACAAATTCGGCTTGGTGTGATTCAAGATTATTCTTATGGCAATCTCCAACAAAACTATATCCTGCCGCACCAGCACGATCGGCAAAAAGTGCAAATCCTGTCCGGCGATACGGCGCTGGCGCAAAATATCAAAAAACTCCAAAAAGGTCGCATCGACGCCTTAATCGAAAGTAAAGCGGTATTCGAGTATCACTTGTTTAGTACTAGCACCCCCAATGAATTTATCCCTGCCGGTGTGGCTTACCGAGAAAATGTGTATGTCGCTTTTTCTCCAGCACAACCGCAATCTGCCGAGTATGCGCAGCTACTCACTGAAAGTATAACCGAACTAAGGAGCACCGGAAAGTTAGCTGAAATCTTGAAGAAATATGGTGTTGCCGATTGGAAATAA